One Paraburkholderia caffeinilytica DNA segment encodes these proteins:
- a CDS encoding sialidase family protein encodes MTSILADAPTSATWDNHVRVAYADAQRRDAYLPSPCVQNHAANLHALPNGDLLCVWFGGTQEGIPDVSIYMSRLRAGTGVWSEPEKLSNDPTRSEQNPVLFTAPDGRLWLTYTAQLSGHQNTAIVRRRISSDGGVTWGPIETLFDRAGTFVRQPIVVLPDGAWLCPVFMCRTEPGERWVGNNDISAVLISEDEGRSWREHEVPDSVGCVHMNVQVLADGSLLALFRSRWADFIYASRSKDGRTWSAPQATTLPNNNSSIQFVSLKNGHLALVFNESDASHSTGRRASLYDDIEDSEDSGALRDQSASARGSAFWGAPRSPMSLAISEDGGRTWARRRNLEIGDGYCMTNNSAEQRNREYSYPSIVQSADGALHIAFTYFRQRIKYVSVDETWVRG; translated from the coding sequence ATGACTTCCATCCTCGCGGATGCCCCGACCTCGGCGACGTGGGACAACCACGTGCGCGTGGCGTATGCCGACGCGCAGCGGCGCGACGCGTATCTGCCGTCCCCGTGCGTGCAGAACCACGCGGCCAATCTGCATGCGCTGCCCAATGGCGATCTGTTGTGCGTCTGGTTCGGCGGCACGCAGGAAGGGATTCCCGACGTGTCGATCTACATGTCGCGCTTGCGTGCGGGCACCGGCGTCTGGTCCGAGCCCGAGAAGCTGTCGAACGACCCGACGCGTTCCGAGCAGAACCCCGTGCTGTTCACGGCGCCCGATGGCCGCTTGTGGCTGACTTATACCGCGCAGTTGTCCGGGCATCAGAACACCGCGATCGTGCGGCGGCGCATTTCGTCCGATGGCGGCGTGACCTGGGGGCCGATCGAGACATTGTTCGACCGCGCGGGCACCTTCGTGCGTCAGCCGATCGTCGTGCTGCCGGACGGCGCATGGTTGTGCCCGGTGTTCATGTGCCGAACCGAACCCGGCGAACGCTGGGTCGGCAACAACGACATCAGCGCCGTGCTGATCTCCGAAGACGAAGGACGCTCGTGGCGCGAGCATGAGGTGCCCGATAGCGTCGGCTGCGTGCATATGAACGTACAGGTCCTCGCTGACGGCTCGCTGCTCGCGCTGTTCCGTAGCCGCTGGGCGGACTTCATTTATGCCAGCCGCTCGAAAGACGGCCGCACGTGGAGCGCGCCGCAGGCGACCACGTTGCCGAACAACAACTCGTCGATCCAGTTCGTCTCGCTGAAGAATGGCCATCTCGCGCTGGTGTTCAACGAGAGCGACGCGTCGCACAGCACCGGGCGGCGCGCCTCGCTGTACGACGATATCGAAGACTCCGAAGACAGCGGCGCGTTGCGCGACCAGAGTGCATCCGCACGCGGCAGTGCATTCTGGGGCGCACCGCGAAGCCCGATGTCGCTGGCAATTTCCGAAGACGGCGGCCGTACATGGGCGCGCCGGCGCAATCTGGAAATCGGCGACGGCTACTGCATGACGAACAATTCGGCCGAGCAGCGCAACCGCGAGTATTCGTATCCGTCCATCGTGCAATCGGCCGACGGTGCATTGCACATTGCTTTCACGTACTTCCGTCAACGGATCAAATATGTGAGCGTCGACGAAACATGGGTGCGCGGTTGA
- a CDS encoding sodium:solute symporter family protein has product MATFGYWDTAIIVGMVVLYILLTSWFSVKLRSRNSEQFMVASRSMPAVVVAVLLMSEFIGAKSTVGTSQEAFSAGIAASWSVIAASIGFLFFGLFMAKRLYSSGEFTISGFIAMKYGKRAKLVVSAIMIYALFLVNVGNYVSGAAAISTVMRINLPTAAVITAIVSTVYFAWGGLKSVAYLTIVHSAVKLIGIAILVYVAWQMTGGIKPMMAQMPEHYFTWNGSLSNGTIGAWIIGTAGAIFSTQFIIQAISATRSPEAARNASLLAAALCVPISLALGFLGVSAKFLFPDIKSLYALPVFLQHMNPLLAGVVTTSLVASIFVSVCTVALAIASLVVKDFYVPRYNPAPDVELRMTRWISLVVGLVPLVFVLFVPQILALSFFTRALRLTVSVVALIGIYLPFFNSSRGAMAAMIIATISTTVWYLLGNPFGIDNMYVSLVTPAIVIVLEKLLFPSGSKPVGASGERLQHRESH; this is encoded by the coding sequence ATGGCAACTTTTGGCTACTGGGACACAGCGATCATCGTCGGGATGGTCGTGCTCTACATTCTTCTGACCAGCTGGTTTAGCGTCAAGCTGCGCAGCCGCAATTCCGAACAGTTCATGGTGGCGTCGCGCTCGATGCCCGCCGTGGTCGTCGCCGTGTTGCTGATGTCGGAATTCATCGGTGCCAAGTCGACGGTGGGCACCTCGCAGGAAGCGTTCAGCGCGGGGATCGCGGCATCGTGGTCGGTGATCGCCGCCTCGATCGGTTTTCTGTTCTTCGGCCTGTTCATGGCCAAACGCCTCTACAGTTCCGGCGAATTCACGATCTCGGGCTTCATTGCAATGAAGTACGGCAAGCGTGCGAAGCTGGTCGTTTCGGCGATCATGATCTACGCGCTGTTTCTCGTGAACGTGGGCAACTATGTGAGCGGCGCGGCGGCGATTTCGACCGTGATGCGTATCAATCTGCCGACAGCCGCCGTGATCACGGCGATCGTCAGCACGGTGTATTTCGCATGGGGCGGCTTGAAGAGCGTCGCCTATCTGACCATCGTGCATAGCGCGGTCAAACTGATCGGCATCGCGATTCTGGTGTACGTGGCGTGGCAAATGACGGGCGGCATCAAACCGATGATGGCGCAAATGCCCGAGCATTACTTCACATGGAACGGTTCGCTCAGCAACGGTACGATCGGCGCGTGGATCATCGGCACCGCGGGCGCGATCTTCTCGACACAGTTCATCATTCAGGCGATTTCCGCAACCCGTTCACCGGAGGCGGCGCGCAATGCCTCGCTGCTGGCCGCGGCGCTGTGCGTGCCGATCTCGCTCGCACTCGGCTTTCTCGGCGTCTCGGCCAAGTTCCTGTTTCCCGACATCAAGAGCCTCTATGCGCTGCCGGTGTTTCTGCAGCATATGAATCCGCTGCTGGCCGGTGTGGTGACGACGTCGCTCGTGGCATCGATTTTCGTCAGCGTGTGCACGGTCGCGCTTGCCATCGCGTCGCTGGTGGTCAAGGATTTCTATGTGCCGCGCTACAACCCGGCACCGGATGTGGAACTGCGCATGACACGCTGGATTTCGCTCGTGGTCGGACTCGTGCCGCTCGTGTTCGTGCTGTTCGTGCCGCAGATCCTGGCGCTGTCGTTCTTCACGCGGGCGTTGCGGCTGACGGTGTCGGTGGTGGCCTTGATCGGCATCTATCTGCCTTTCTTCAACAGCAGCCGTGGCGCGATGGCCGCGATGATCATCGCGACGATCTCGACAACGGTGTGGTATCTGCTCGGCAATCCGTTCGGCATCGACAACATGTACGTGTCGCTGGTGACGCCGGCTATCGTTATCGTGCTGGAGAAGCTGCTGTTTCCCTCGGGCTCCAAGCCTGTCGGCGCGAGCGGCGAGCGGCTCCAGCATCGTGAATCACATTGA
- the pdxA gene encoding 4-hydroxythreonine-4-phosphate dehydrogenase PdxA: protein MNVARERRLRLLIIGDDLSGTADCAVTGARLGLRSVVTLDARAQPGAAMRDASNTSDAIDVLAVDADSRRLDATSAARSNADVWRALGHAETKLYKKIDSTLRGNFAAEVAALVPLAGMAIVAPAFPAAGRTTRGGRQWLNGVAVEETEVWRNEGIGGEANLPAMLGQCGLRTAALSLADVRADSAVLTNRLDTLRHAGIQAVVCDSETEDDLQRIARASAQLRGVFWVGSAGLARDLMSALNLADADADADADADADADAAPPAAPAQRTPGQPVLTVVGSMSSVSHAQVERLKTEAGSTLVSFEVDTRTLLAEPLAKAHANLTCKVSEALQQGQHVVVSLSQSDRSSVADGLLFCQRLAALLSPALPFAGSVIATGGETARALLCAAGIGQLRIVEEIESGVPLLHADHNGRRLCVVTKAGGFGHPDTLHLAWRKLAGVQRIARPNEATIKGLTTMTYRPVIGITMGDAAGVGPEIVMKALAHASVYEQCRPLVIGDTARLRDAGKRAGVSLEVRSINSPADAGFECGVVDCIDLGLIPADLPYGKLSAVAGDAAYQYIARTVKLTSAGELDAICTAPLNKEALHAGGHIFPGHTEMLAHLTGIDEVSMMLVAPKLRVIHVTTHIGLLDAIRRIEPGLVQRTIERAHETLVRAGIDNPRIGVCGINPHAGENGLFGYGEEEEKIIPAVQVLQARGWDVEGPLPADTLFFRAGRGDFDVVVAMYHDQGHGPVKVMGLEAGVNVTVGLPVIRTSVDHGTAFDIAGKGIADEGSMLEALKQALDLATRRSELEA, encoded by the coding sequence GTGAACGTCGCCCGCGAACGCCGCTTGCGGCTCCTGATCATCGGCGACGATCTGTCGGGCACGGCGGATTGCGCGGTGACGGGCGCGCGCCTTGGCTTGCGCAGCGTCGTGACGCTGGATGCGCGCGCGCAGCCAGGCGCTGCGATGCGCGACGCGAGCAATACATCCGACGCGATCGACGTGCTCGCCGTGGATGCCGATTCGCGCCGGCTCGACGCAACCTCGGCGGCGCGCAGTAATGCAGACGTGTGGCGCGCACTCGGTCACGCGGAGACGAAGCTCTACAAGAAAATCGACTCGACGCTGCGCGGCAACTTCGCCGCGGAAGTGGCGGCGCTGGTGCCGCTCGCCGGCATGGCGATCGTGGCGCCGGCGTTTCCGGCCGCCGGCCGCACGACACGCGGCGGACGCCAATGGCTGAACGGCGTGGCGGTGGAAGAAACGGAGGTGTGGCGTAACGAGGGCATCGGCGGCGAGGCGAATCTTCCGGCGATGCTCGGGCAATGCGGTTTGCGCACGGCTGCGCTGTCGTTGGCCGATGTTCGTGCGGACAGCGCCGTGCTGACCAACCGGCTCGACACGTTGCGTCACGCCGGGATTCAGGCCGTGGTGTGCGATAGCGAAACGGAAGACGATCTGCAGCGGATCGCTCGCGCGTCCGCTCAATTACGCGGCGTGTTCTGGGTGGGCTCGGCAGGGCTTGCCCGCGATCTGATGAGCGCATTGAATCTCGCCGATGCCGATGCCGATGCCGATGCCGATGCCGATGCCGATGCCGATGCTGCGCCGCCTGCCGCACCGGCACAGCGCACGCCGGGCCAGCCGGTCCTGACCGTGGTCGGCAGCATGTCGAGCGTTTCGCATGCTCAGGTCGAACGGCTGAAAACAGAAGCGGGCAGCACGCTTGTTTCGTTCGAAGTCGACACGAGGACGCTGCTTGCCGAACCGCTTGCAAAAGCGCATGCGAATCTCACATGCAAGGTGAGCGAAGCGCTTCAACAGGGGCAGCACGTTGTCGTTTCCCTGAGTCAGTCCGATCGCAGCAGCGTCGCCGACGGTCTGCTGTTTTGTCAGCGCCTCGCGGCGTTGCTCTCACCGGCGTTGCCGTTCGCCGGCAGCGTGATCGCTACCGGCGGCGAAACGGCACGCGCGTTGTTGTGCGCGGCCGGCATTGGCCAGTTGCGGATCGTCGAAGAAATCGAAAGCGGGGTGCCGCTGCTGCACGCGGATCACAACGGCCGCCGCCTTTGCGTCGTCACCAAAGCGGGCGGTTTCGGCCATCCCGACACGCTTCATCTTGCCTGGCGGAAGCTCGCCGGCGTTCAACGCATCGCCCGGCCTAACGAGGCCACCATCAAAGGACTTACCACAATGACCTATCGTCCAGTTATCGGCATCACCATGGGCGATGCTGCCGGCGTCGGCCCGGAAATCGTCATGAAGGCGCTGGCCCATGCCTCCGTCTACGAACAGTGCCGTCCGCTCGTAATCGGCGACACAGCGCGTTTGCGCGATGCGGGCAAGCGCGCGGGCGTGTCGCTCGAGGTGCGCTCGATCAATAGTCCCGCGGATGCCGGCTTCGAATGCGGCGTGGTCGATTGCATCGATCTCGGCCTGATTCCCGCGGACCTGCCGTACGGCAAGCTCTCGGCGGTCGCGGGCGATGCGGCGTATCAGTACATCGCGCGTACCGTCAAACTGACCTCGGCGGGCGAACTGGATGCGATCTGCACGGCGCCGCTGAACAAGGAAGCGCTGCACGCGGGCGGCCACATTTTCCCCGGGCATACGGAAATGCTCGCGCATCTGACCGGCATCGACGAGGTGTCGATGATGCTCGTCGCGCCGAAGCTGCGCGTGATTCACGTGACGACCCACATCGGCCTGCTGGACGCCATTCGCCGCATCGAACCCGGGCTGGTGCAACGGACCATCGAGCGCGCGCATGAAACGCTGGTGCGCGCGGGTATCGACAACCCGCGCATCGGCGTATGCGGGATCAATCCGCACGCGGGTGAGAACGGCCTGTTCGGCTACGGCGAGGAAGAGGAAAAGATCATTCCCGCCGTGCAGGTGCTGCAGGCACGCGGCTGGGATGTGGAAGGCCCGTTGCCCGCCGATACGCTGTTTTTCCGGGCGGGCCGCGGCGACTTCGATGTGGTGGTCGCGATGTATCACGACCAGGGCCATGGCCCGGTCAAGGTGATGGGCCTCGAGGCCGGTGTCAACGTGACCGTCGGTCTGCCGGTGATTCGGACCTCGGTCGATCACGGTACGGCGTTCGACATCGCCGGCAAGGGTATCGCCGACGAAGGCAGCATGCTCGAGGCGCTGAAACAGGCGCTCGATCTCGCGACGCGGCGCTCCGAACTGGAAGCCTGA
- a CDS encoding iron-containing alcohol dehydrogenase → MTSTYHFQTVKHIVHGAHSLDLLADKLALLDTPVKRIALITQPAMEALGVIDRVTAALADKDIEVLIVRDVEPEPTIGNVESVFSEQIAPFAPHAILSIGGGSVLDAAKLFAVRLTNEQPLREWLGIDLIRKPGVPLILVPTTAGTGSEVTPNAIVTLPDEELKVGIVSRHLLPQLVILDAALTLKLPKAITAATGMDAFVHSLESYISTKANPVSDMFAMESMRLIGANIIEAYEHGDSIKAREAMMLGSMYGGLALTAAGTAAVHALAYPLGGMFNITHGVANAMLLPHVMAFNMDACAGRLADVARALSLCAHDDNEETAAHKLIERIDEWTAAVDIPQDLRKFGVTEDDLDALSVAAAKVKRLLGNNPKPLSLDDMKAIYRRLLP, encoded by the coding sequence ATGACCTCGACCTATCACTTCCAGACCGTCAAGCACATCGTGCACGGCGCACACAGCCTCGACCTGCTGGCGGACAAACTCGCTTTGCTCGACACGCCGGTCAAACGCATCGCCTTGATCACTCAGCCCGCGATGGAAGCGCTCGGCGTGATCGATCGCGTGACGGCCGCTCTTGCCGACAAGGACATCGAAGTGCTGATCGTGCGCGATGTCGAACCCGAGCCGACCATCGGCAACGTGGAAAGCGTGTTCAGCGAGCAGATCGCGCCGTTCGCGCCGCACGCGATCCTGTCGATCGGCGGCGGCAGCGTACTCGACGCCGCCAAGCTGTTTGCCGTGCGTCTGACCAACGAGCAACCGCTGCGCGAATGGCTCGGCATCGATCTGATCAGGAAGCCCGGTGTGCCGTTGATTCTCGTGCCGACCACCGCGGGCACCGGTTCGGAAGTGACACCCAATGCGATCGTCACGTTACCGGACGAGGAGCTGAAGGTCGGCATCGTGAGCCGTCATCTGTTGCCGCAACTCGTCATTCTCGATGCCGCCCTGACGCTGAAATTGCCGAAGGCGATCACTGCGGCGACCGGCATGGATGCATTCGTGCACTCGCTCGAATCGTACATCTCGACCAAGGCCAATCCGGTCAGCGACATGTTCGCGATGGAATCGATGCGGCTGATCGGCGCCAACATCATCGAAGCCTACGAGCACGGCGACTCGATCAAGGCGCGCGAAGCCATGATGCTCGGCTCGATGTACGGCGGCCTTGCATTGACGGCGGCCGGCACGGCCGCGGTGCATGCGCTCGCGTATCCGCTCGGCGGCATGTTCAACATCACGCACGGAGTGGCGAACGCCATGCTGCTGCCGCACGTGATGGCGTTCAACATGGACGCATGCGCGGGCCGCCTCGCCGATGTTGCGCGTGCGCTATCGCTGTGCGCGCACGACGACAATGAAGAGACCGCTGCGCACAAGCTGATCGAACGCATCGACGAATGGACGGCGGCCGTCGATATTCCTCAGGATCTGCGCAAGTTCGGCGTCACGGAAGACGATCTCGACGCGCTTTCGGTCGCGGCGGCGAAAGTCAAACGGCTGCTCGGCAACAACCCGAAGCCGCTTTCGCTCGACGACATGAAGGCGATCTATCGCCGCCTGCTGCCGTGA
- the dapA gene encoding 4-hydroxy-tetrahydrodipicolinate synthase: protein MTVLFKGIIPALITPMTASEDVGETGLRTLIERLIEAGVHALFVLGTNGEFIALNEAEKLQIAKIAVDQARSRVPVIAGTGAYATRDVIDLNSKMLDVGVDAVSVITPYFNGATQQELFTHYERIAQATTLPVMLYTIPAKAGITLTIDTVRRLSEIPNIRGIKDSGGDFDRLLQLINLRRDDFAVFTGTDSMILWTLIAGGDGAVAATTNAVPGVVTSIWKHFQAGDVAAARKAQESLRALRDAFALGTMPVVLKTAAEMLGMPAGPARSPAQPLDAQARARLEQALAVYRADLR, encoded by the coding sequence ATGACAGTTTTGTTCAAGGGGATCATTCCCGCACTCATCACGCCGATGACGGCGTCGGAAGACGTCGGCGAAACCGGGTTGCGCACGCTGATCGAGCGCCTGATCGAGGCGGGGGTGCATGCGTTGTTCGTGCTCGGCACCAACGGCGAGTTCATCGCCTTGAACGAAGCGGAGAAGCTGCAAATCGCGAAGATCGCAGTCGATCAGGCGCGCTCGCGCGTGCCGGTGATTGCCGGCACCGGCGCATACGCCACGCGCGACGTAATCGATCTGAACAGCAAGATGCTCGATGTGGGTGTCGACGCGGTGTCGGTGATCACGCCGTACTTCAACGGCGCGACGCAGCAGGAACTGTTCACGCACTATGAGCGGATCGCGCAGGCTACCACCTTGCCGGTGATGCTCTACACGATTCCCGCGAAGGCCGGCATCACTCTGACTATCGACACGGTGCGCCGCCTGTCCGAGATCCCGAACATTCGCGGCATCAAGGACAGCGGCGGCGACTTCGATCGTCTGCTGCAACTGATCAATCTGCGCCGCGACGACTTCGCGGTGTTCACCGGCACCGATTCGATGATTCTGTGGACCCTGATCGCGGGCGGCGACGGCGCGGTGGCCGCCACCACGAACGCGGTGCCGGGTGTCGTGACGTCGATCTGGAAGCACTTTCAGGCCGGCGATGTCGCGGCCGCCCGCAAGGCGCAGGAATCGCTGCGCGCGCTGCGCGACGCATTCGCGCTCGGCACGATGCCGGTGGTGCTGAAGACCGCGGCGGAAATGCTCGGCATGCCGGCGGGTCCGGCGCGTTCGCCCGCGCAGCCGCTCGATGCGCAGGCCCGCGCGCGTCTCGAACAGGCGCTCGCGGTGTACCGCGCCGATTTACGTTGA
- a CDS encoding porin, with protein MKKRSFQVLATLGVLGAATTAAHAQSSVTLYGLIDTSLVYSNSQKGHSNIQMSSGTLSGSRWGLRGQEDLGGGLSALFVLENGFSSTTGTLGQNGREFGRAAYVGLSGGFGKVTAGRQNDTSADFLGALTAANQWAGGLGAHPGNTDNLYVNERISNSVKFTSNDYAGFRFSGLFSFGGTAGDFSNNRVWGLGATYANGPFVVAASYVNATTPNTGLFDGTAGAAAISPNNTPIYSGYASARTLQIAAVGGAYTFGAATFGLIYSNSKFKDLGSGAAAAPVARFAGDTATFDNLEANFRYQVSPATLLGVAYNYTRTHGAGDAHYNQVNAGADYFLSKRTDVYLTAGWQAASGIDSTGHAATAALWPITASSTSHQFVAALGLRHKF; from the coding sequence TTGAAGAAGCGTTCCTTCCAGGTCCTGGCCACATTGGGCGTACTCGGCGCGGCCACGACCGCCGCTCACGCGCAAAGCAGCGTGACGCTGTATGGCTTGATCGACACTTCGCTCGTCTATTCGAACAGCCAGAAGGGCCACTCGAATATCCAGATGTCGAGCGGCACACTGTCTGGCAGCCGCTGGGGATTGCGTGGTCAGGAAGATCTGGGCGGCGGCCTGAGCGCGCTGTTCGTCCTTGAAAATGGTTTCAGCAGCACCACGGGCACGCTCGGCCAGAACGGCCGTGAGTTCGGACGTGCCGCCTATGTCGGTTTGAGCGGGGGTTTCGGTAAGGTGACAGCGGGGCGGCAGAACGACACATCCGCCGATTTTCTGGGCGCGTTGACAGCGGCAAATCAGTGGGCGGGCGGTCTTGGCGCTCATCCGGGCAATACGGACAACCTCTACGTGAACGAGCGGATCAGCAACAGCGTGAAGTTCACCAGCAACGATTACGCGGGTTTTCGTTTTAGCGGCCTGTTCAGCTTCGGCGGCACGGCCGGCGACTTCTCGAATAACCGCGTATGGGGGCTCGGCGCCACGTATGCAAACGGCCCGTTCGTGGTCGCGGCGTCTTACGTGAACGCAACCACGCCGAACACCGGTCTGTTCGACGGCACCGCCGGCGCGGCGGCGATCTCGCCGAACAACACGCCGATCTACTCCGGCTACGCGTCCGCGCGTACGCTTCAGATAGCGGCGGTGGGCGGCGCCTACACCTTCGGTGCGGCTACGTTCGGCCTGATTTACTCGAACTCGAAGTTCAAGGATCTGGGTTCGGGCGCGGCCGCCGCCCCGGTGGCGCGTTTCGCCGGCGATACCGCGACCTTCGACAACCTCGAAGCCAACTTCCGCTATCAGGTGTCTCCGGCAACGCTGCTTGGCGTGGCGTACAACTACACCCGCACACACGGCGCCGGCGACGCGCACTACAACCAGGTGAACGCAGGCGCCGATTATTTCCTGTCGAAGCGCACCGACGTGTATCTGACCGCCGGCTGGCAAGCAGCGAGCGGCATCGATTCGACGGGCCACGCAGCGACTGCGGCCTTGTGGCCGATCACCGCGTCGAGCACGTCGCACCAGTTCGTCGCGGCGCTGGGTCTGCGTCACAAGTTCTGA
- a CDS encoding DUF1330 domain-containing protein encodes MSKGYWVTVYRATKDPAKLAAYAQLAAPAVAAANGKFLVRGVAEEAREQGLKERTVVIEFPTYEEAVAAYASDAYKKALEALGDAVERDLRIVRGAE; translated from the coding sequence ATGAGCAAGGGATATTGGGTGACCGTATACCGCGCAACGAAGGACCCCGCGAAGCTGGCCGCGTATGCGCAACTGGCCGCGCCCGCTGTGGCAGCCGCCAACGGCAAATTCCTCGTGCGCGGCGTGGCCGAGGAAGCTCGCGAGCAAGGCTTGAAGGAACGGACGGTCGTGATTGAGTTTCCGACCTACGAAGAGGCCGTCGCCGCATACGCAAGCGATGCCTACAAGAAGGCGCTTGAAGCGCTGGGCGACGCAGTCGAGCGCGATCTGCGAATCGTTCGCGGCGCCGAATGA
- a CDS encoding DUF302 domain-containing protein produces the protein MSTHPADNDNGIVTVPTQRTVEQAADALASLIEAKNIVLFARIDFAADAHRAGLAMAPSQLLVFGNPRAGTPLMQAVPSMALDLPLKVLVWQDGDGRVWLSYNATSYLQARHGAPAELMKAIDGVGALVKAAATD, from the coding sequence ATGTCCACTCACCCAGCCGATAACGATAACGGCATTGTCACCGTGCCGACGCAGCGCACGGTCGAGCAAGCCGCCGACGCACTCGCATCGCTGATCGAAGCGAAGAACATTGTCTTGTTCGCCCGCATCGATTTCGCGGCGGATGCGCACCGCGCGGGGCTTGCGATGGCTCCGTCGCAGTTGCTTGTGTTCGGTAATCCGCGGGCAGGGACGCCGCTGATGCAAGCCGTGCCGAGCATGGCGCTCGATCTACCGCTCAAGGTGCTGGTGTGGCAGGACGGCGACGGCCGGGTGTGGCTCTCGTATAACGCAACGAGCTATCTACAGGCGCGGCATGGCGCGCCTGCGGAGTTGATGAAAGCGATCGACGGTGTCGGCGCACTCGTCAAGGCAGCGGCGACCGACTGA
- a CDS encoding methyl-accepting chemotaxis protein: MNTFLHTIRFKVIAVLGACIILTTVMGVMAIVGLARLNSNMGEAYSGTVVPLAQLSEVRAAQLNIRVKLRRIQALGTPDAVEKTLPGVLTDLANINQVWPQYYPGEVSSPAEREAADRADRALKDIITQTGNIVTLLKAGKFDAASPLINSTADLAETLNQALSDDSKINVQEAKQFSDDGESTYRTLLMVTVALLGAGVLIAGGMSVYLLRVITRPLNRAVDIANRIADGKLENRITVDARGEFGLLLDALRTMDGKLSDTVRGIKASAESVTVASREIASGNLDLSARTEEQAASLEETAASMTQLTETVKQNADNARQANALASGATDMAHAGNEAVQDMVASIGRISDSSSKIRDITSVIEGIAFQTNILALNAAVEAARAGEQGRGFAVVASEVRSLAQRSATAAREIKELIGTSVAMIQGGSKQAADVGVTIGQVKQAIRQVADIVGEIAAASEEQSRGIEQVNLAVTQMDDVTQQNAALVEQAAAAAQSLEEQSSKLLDAIRVFSTAETESARTPARAAGSSTLTARRDIALPAR, encoded by the coding sequence GTGAACACATTCCTCCACACCATCCGGTTCAAGGTCATTGCCGTCCTTGGCGCCTGCATCATATTGACCACCGTGATGGGTGTGATGGCGATCGTTGGGCTCGCAAGACTGAATTCGAACATGGGCGAGGCGTACTCCGGTACCGTCGTTCCGCTTGCGCAGCTCTCGGAGGTACGTGCCGCGCAACTGAACATCAGAGTCAAGCTCAGGCGTATTCAGGCCCTTGGCACGCCCGACGCAGTCGAAAAAACGCTGCCGGGTGTTCTGACGGACCTCGCCAATATCAATCAGGTCTGGCCGCAATACTATCCTGGAGAGGTATCGAGTCCTGCCGAACGTGAGGCCGCCGACCGCGCCGACCGCGCACTCAAGGACATCATTACGCAGACAGGCAACATCGTTACGCTTCTGAAAGCCGGAAAATTCGATGCGGCGTCGCCCCTGATCAACAGCACGGCGGATCTTGCCGAAACATTGAATCAGGCATTGAGCGACGATTCGAAAATAAATGTGCAGGAGGCCAAGCAGTTTTCGGACGACGGTGAATCGACTTACAGAACGCTGCTCATGGTGACCGTCGCACTCCTCGGCGCAGGCGTACTGATCGCGGGCGGCATGTCGGTTTACCTTTTGCGCGTGATTACCCGGCCGCTCAACCGGGCAGTCGACATCGCCAACCGGATCGCCGATGGCAAGCTCGAAAACCGGATTACCGTCGATGCACGCGGTGAATTCGGGCTGCTGCTCGACGCGTTGAGAACGATGGACGGCAAACTCAGCGATACCGTTCGCGGCATCAAGGCCTCGGCCGAGTCGGTCACGGTCGCTTCACGCGAAATCGCCAGCGGCAATCTCGATCTGTCGGCGCGTACGGAAGAGCAGGCAGCCTCACTCGAGGAAACCGCGGCCAGCATGACGCAGCTGACCGAGACCGTCAAACAGAACGCGGACAATGCCCGTCAGGCGAATGCACTCGCCTCGGGTGCCACGGACATGGCGCACGCGGGCAACGAGGCGGTGCAGGATATGGTGGCAAGCATCGGCCGGATCAGCGACAGCTCCAGCAAGATCCGCGATATCACGAGCGTGATCGAGGGAATCGCATTTCAGACCAATATCCTTGCGCTGAACGCGGCGGTCGAAGCGGCGCGTGCCGGTGAGCAAGGCCGCGGTTTTGCGGTAGTCGCCAGCGAGGTTCGCAGTCTTGCGCAGCGTTCGGCCACTGCCGCACGGGAAATCAAGGAGCTGATCGGTACATCGGTTGCGATGATCCAGGGCGGCTCGAAGCAGGCGGCCGATGTGGGCGTCACCATCGGACAGGTCAAGCAGGCAATCAGGCAGGTCGCCGACATTGTGGGCGAAATCGCCGCCGCATCGGAGGAACAAAGCCGGGGCATCGAGCAGGTCAACCTCGCGGTGACACAAATGGATGACGTGACCCAGCAGAACGCGGCGCTTGTCGAACAGGCCGCCGCAGCGGCGCAATCCCTCGAAGAGCAATCTTCGAAGCTGCTGGACGCCATCCGGGTGTTCAGCACGGCCGAGACGGAATCCGCACGAACACCTGCGCGCGCCGCCGGAAGCAGCACCTTGACTGCCCGTCGCGACATCGCGCTGCCGGCGCGTTGA